One segment of Panicum virgatum strain AP13 chromosome 3K, P.virgatum_v5, whole genome shotgun sequence DNA contains the following:
- the LOC120696940 gene encoding glucuronoxylan 4-O-methyltransferase 1-like, translating to MSSSSPMHVRKAMHLASLRARLAQGKGGLALRLLLAAALAGFLLVFAARSLSSPPPSPAASRREECGGDKAGKGLPLAVAEALVHYTTSNTTPQQTADEIGVSLRVLQRRAPCNFLVFGLGFDSPMWAALNHGGRTVFLEEDASWIADVRSKHPSLESYHVAYDTVLTDADALLELRQHPACVAQPDLASAAGASCRLALRGLPPVFHELEWDLIMVDAPTGWTPQSPGRMGAIYTAGMAARARRPGDGPTDVFVHDVDRPVEDAFSRAFLCEGYLAEQVGRIRHFVIPSHREKDGTPFCP from the coding sequence ATGTCGAGCTCGAGCCCCATGCACGTCCGCAAGGCGATGCACCTGGCGTCCCTGCGCGCCAGGCTCGCGCAGGGGAAGGGCGGCCTCGCgctgcgcctcctcctcgccgcggcgctcgccggcttcctcctcgtcttcgccgcgcgctcgctctcctccccgccgccgtcgccggcagcgTCCCGGCGGGAGGAGTGCGGCGGCGACAAGGCGGGGAAGGGGCTGCcgctggcggtggcggaggcgctggTGCACTACACGACCTCCAACACGACGCCGCAGCAGACCGCCGACGAGATCGGGGTGTCGCTCCGGGTGCTGCAGCGCCGGGCGCCCTGCAACTTCCTCGTCTTCGGGCTCGGGTTCGACAGCCCCATGTGGGCGGCGCTCAACCACGGCGGCCGGACGGTGTTCCTGGAGGAGGACGCGTCGTGGATCGCCGACGTCCGCTCCAAGCACCCGTCCCTCGAGTCCTACCACGTCGCCTACGACACCGTCCTCACCGACGCCGACGcgctcctcgagctccgccagcacccggCCTGCGTCGCGCAGCCGgacctcgcctccgccgccggggcctCCTGCCGCCTCGCCCTGCGCGGCCTGCCGCCCGTGTTCCACGAGCTCGAGTGGGACCTCATCATGGTGGACGCGCCGACGGGGTGGACGCCGCAGTCCCCCGGCCGGATGGGCGCCATCTACACCGCCGgcatggcggcgcgcgcgcggcggcccggcgacGGCCCCACCGACGTGTTCGTGCACGACGTCGACCGCCCCGTCGAGGACGCCTTCTCTAGGGCCTTCCTCTGCGAGGGCTACCTCGCCGAGCAGGTCGGCCGGATCAGGCACTTCGTCATCCCGTCGCACCGGGAGAAGGACGGCACGCCATTCTGCCCTTGA